From Anaerotignum faecicola, the proteins below share one genomic window:
- a CDS encoding acyl carrier protein, whose translation MEFEKIREIIAEQTGKDIEEITMETNVKDDLEADSLDLFQIINDIEDEFDVKIENVEDIKTVGDVVKLVEESK comes from the coding sequence ATGGAATTTGAAAAAATCAGGGAGATTATAGCGGAACAGACAGGCAAGGATATTGAGGAAATTACAATGGAAACAAATGTAAAGGATGATCTCGAAGCGGATTCTTTGGATCTTTTCCAGATTATCAATGACATTGAAGATGAATTTGATGTTAAAATTGAAAATGTTGAGGACATCAAAACAGTTGGCGACGTTGTTAAGTTGGTTGAAGAAAGCAAATAA
- a CDS encoding ketoacyl-ACP synthase III: MYFSKIVSTGSYLPEKIISNDDLSKVVDTNDEWIVSRSGIGNRRFSHDENTSRLAANAARNILGKINKSPEEVDLIIVASVSADYITPSVACLVQAEIGAVNAVAFDVNAACTGFVFALSTADKFIKSGVYRNALVIGAEVLSKYLDFNDRSTCVLFGDGAAGVFIERSEEETGLIAEILGSDGAKGMSLTGGYSPVVNVFNDGEKNYDIYIKMDGKAIFDFATRKVPKCVKELMEKAGIDNGDIDYVLPHQANSRIVEIISRKLKIPMDKFYINMYNYGNTSSASIPIALNEMAEKGYLKEGTKLVICGFGAGLTWGAAYLKF, translated from the coding sequence ATGTATTTTTCAAAAATTGTTTCAACAGGTTCATACCTGCCGGAAAAAATCATTTCAAATGATGATTTATCAAAGGTTGTCGATACGAACGACGAATGGATTGTGTCCAGGAGCGGCATCGGGAACAGAAGGTTTTCGCATGACGAAAATACATCAAGGCTTGCTGCAAACGCAGCAAGAAATATACTCGGCAAAATTAATAAAAGCCCGGAGGAAGTAGACCTTATTATTGTAGCGTCGGTATCGGCCGATTACATAACGCCTTCCGTAGCATGCCTTGTCCAAGCTGAAATAGGGGCTGTAAATGCAGTTGCTTTTGACGTCAACGCTGCCTGTACGGGATTCGTATTTGCTTTGTCCACAGCAGACAAATTTATAAAAAGCGGAGTATATAGAAATGCGCTTGTTATAGGAGCGGAGGTTCTAAGCAAGTACCTTGACTTTAACGACAGATCGACATGCGTGCTTTTCGGCGACGGGGCAGCCGGCGTGTTTATTGAAAGAAGCGAAGAAGAAACAGGATTGATTGCAGAAATACTCGGAAGCGACGGAGCAAAGGGCATGTCGCTTACAGGAGGATATTCGCCGGTTGTCAATGTGTTTAACGACGGTGAAAAAAACTATGATATATATATTAAAATGGACGGAAAAGCAATATTTGATTTTGCTACGCGCAAGGTTCCTAAATGCGTTAAGGAACTTATGGAAAAGGCGGGGATTGATAACGGCGATATAGATTATGTTCTTCCGCATCAGGCAAACAGCAGAATTGTCGAAATTATCAGCAGAAAACTTAAAATACCTATGGATAAATTTTATATAAATATGTATAATTATGGGAATACCTCTTCTGCAAGCATACCTATTGCGCTTAACGAAATGGCTGAAAAGGGATATTTAAAAGAAGGAACAAAGCTTGTTATATGCGGCTTTGGAGCAGGGCTTACATGGGGAGCCGCATATTTGAAATTTTAA
- a CDS encoding MarR family transcriptional regulator: MSETFNVINELMVDIYNDILKIEENAFKDSRFNDVSITEVHTIEAIGMYEPKSMGEIAKALKITVGTLTVAINNLVKKGYVERYRSDNDRRVVKIGLTKKGRLLFRVHLSFHRAMINKCVEGLTGEQEEILTQSLKRVSSFLKEHYHLLEL, translated from the coding sequence ATGTCGGAAACATTCAACGTTATTAATGAACTTATGGTTGACATTTATAACGATATTTTAAAAATCGAAGAAAATGCTTTCAAGGACAGCCGTTTTAACGATGTTTCCATAACAGAAGTACATACTATAGAGGCCATTGGTATGTACGAGCCAAAAAGTATGGGAGAGATAGCAAAGGCGCTTAAAATAACTGTCGGCACACTTACCGTAGCCATTAATAACCTTGTGAAAAAAGGGTATGTGGAGCGTTACAGAAGCGACAACGACAGGCGCGTTGTAAAAATAGGGCTTACAAAGAAAGGCAGGCTCCTTTTCAGGGTGCATTTAAGCTTTCACAGGGCTATGATTAATAAATGTGTAGAGGGCCTGACCGGCGAACAGGAAGAAATTTTAACCCAATCGTTAAAACGTGTAAGCAGTTTTCTGAAGGAGCATTATCATCTGTTGGAGTTATAA
- a CDS encoding nitronate monooxygenase family protein, whose amino-acid sequence MKLKPLIIGDLIASVPIIQGGMGVGISLSRLAGAVAAEGGIGVISAAQPGYTDETFMENSLKANLKALAYHIKKAKEISKGGIIGVNIMRASKNYAEYVECCVKNGADLIISGAGLPTELPMLLKDTAVKFAPIVSSLKAAKVLFKLWDRRYEKVADFVVIEGPKAGGHLGFSAEEAQNLSLDEYDGEVKSIIEYVKSFEEKYKRKIPVVYGGGVYDRNDIDHYISLGCDGVQMGTRFVATEECDAPLEYKMTYVNAKKDDIVIVKSPVGMPGRAIRNKFVKERELANEKVTKCFNCMDHCNPATTPYCISMALIKAAEGKTEDSLLFCGENAYRINEITTVKKLFEELTQ is encoded by the coding sequence ATGAAGCTAAAGCCTCTCATAATTGGCGATTTAATTGCGTCCGTACCTATAATACAGGGCGGAATGGGCGTTGGCATAAGCCTTTCCCGTCTTGCGGGGGCAGTTGCCGCTGAAGGCGGCATAGGTGTTATATCGGCGGCCCAGCCCGGGTATACGGATGAAACATTCATGGAAAATTCCCTTAAAGCCAATTTAAAAGCGCTTGCATACCATATAAAAAAAGCAAAAGAAATATCAAAAGGCGGAATTATAGGGGTAAATATAATGCGCGCCTCTAAAAATTACGCCGAATATGTAGAGTGCTGTGTGAAAAACGGCGCAGACTTAATCATTTCAGGCGCCGGCCTCCCAACGGAGCTGCCTATGCTTTTAAAAGATACGGCGGTAAAATTTGCACCGATAGTTTCTTCACTTAAAGCCGCAAAAGTTCTTTTTAAGCTCTGGGACAGACGATATGAAAAAGTAGCCGACTTCGTTGTAATCGAAGGTCCTAAAGCAGGCGGCCATTTAGGATTTTCCGCCGAAGAAGCGCAAAATCTTTCTTTGGATGAATATGACGGCGAAGTTAAAAGTATTATTGAATATGTAAAAAGTTTTGAAGAAAAATATAAACGCAAAATACCCGTTGTTTACGGAGGCGGGGTTTACGACAGAAACGATATTGACCATTATATATCCTTAGGATGCGACGGAGTACAGATGGGAACAAGGTTTGTTGCAACAGAAGAATGCGACGCTCCCCTTGAATATAAAATGACGTATGTAAATGCAAAAAAAGACGATATAGTTATTGTAAAAAGCCCCGTAGGAATGCCCGGACGCGCTATCAGAAACAAATTTGTTAAAGAACGCGAACTGGCAAACGAAAAAGTTACAAAATGTTTTAACTGTATGGATCATTGCAATCCTGCCACAACGCCATATTGCATAAGCATGGCTTTAATAAAAGCCGCCGAAGGCAAAACGGAGGACTCGCTGCTTTTCTGCGGTGAGAACGCATATAGGATAAACGAAATTACTACAGTAAAAAAACTGTTTGAAGAACTTACACAATAA
- a CDS encoding DUF819 family protein: protein MITSSEGFLGFLIATMAIIFYLEKKYSESKFFKIIPSMVVLMLVVALAATFKVFDGTAEGVVAAQNVMYSTFLPMMLTMFMLTCDIRHIFRLGPRMILSFLSTTVSVLVGFTVAYLIMKNYLPENAWGSIAAVTGSFVGETINMQAVASTFGVEGVDYVYAVMMDTVGITIVLSVAMMLIPRTMAWNKFFKASTDGIDEIAKRIEEANKDLDKSAPNMLDYCILFAVGLIGTAVINFVIPYIPEVSFLSATGWRVVLSSLLGIALGLTPAHRLKGAQEVAKVFLYLSLCITMSYSDLSQCTEAPQFVVLVLIMLAVMYIVWLLLCKLFRFDCFTASVGFMANFGGTSSAPAIAAAHNPNWISFGILLGFFGDLVGTGVAIAFGNFLKYLSMM, encoded by the coding sequence ATGATAACATCATCTGAAGGTTTTCTTGGTTTTTTAATTGCAACCATGGCAATAATTTTTTATCTGGAAAAGAAATATTCTGAAAGCAAATTCTTTAAAATAATTCCTTCAATGGTTGTTTTAATGCTTGTTGTAGCGCTTGCGGCAACATTTAAGGTGTTTGACGGAACGGCGGAAGGCGTTGTGGCGGCTCAAAATGTTATGTATTCAACATTTCTGCCCATGATGCTTACAATGTTTATGCTTACATGCGATATAAGGCATATTTTTAGGCTTGGGCCCAGAATGATATTGTCGTTTTTGAGCACTACGGTTTCAGTTCTGGTTGGATTTACGGTGGCATATCTTATTATGAAAAATTATCTGCCTGAAAATGCGTGGGGGTCGATTGCGGCAGTTACAGGTTCGTTTGTTGGTGAAACTATTAACATGCAGGCCGTGGCTTCCACGTTTGGCGTAGAAGGCGTCGATTATGTATATGCCGTTATGATGGACACGGTAGGTATAACAATCGTACTTTCGGTAGCTATGATGCTTATACCTCGCACAATGGCGTGGAATAAATTCTTTAAAGCATCTACAGACGGTATTGACGAAATTGCAAAAAGGATTGAAGAAGCTAATAAAGATCTGGATAAATCAGCTCCCAACATGCTTGATTACTGTATACTTTTTGCAGTAGGTCTTATCGGGACGGCCGTAATTAATTTTGTTATACCATATATCCCGGAGGTTAGTTTCCTTTCGGCAACCGGATGGAGGGTAGTGCTTTCCTCACTGCTTGGTATAGCTCTTGGATTAACTCCTGCACACAGGCTTAAAGGCGCGCAGGAAGTGGCAAAAGTTTTCCTTTATTTAAGCCTTTGCATTACAATGTCATATTCAGATCTCAGCCAGTGTACTGAAGCGCCGCAATTTGTTGTTCTTGTTCTTATAATGCTTGCAGTAATGTACATTGTATGGCTTTTGCTCTGCAAATTGTTCAGGTTTGACTGTTTCACCGCTTCGGTTGGATTTATGGCGAATTTCGGCGGTACATCGTCGGCTCCGGCGATTGCGGCTGCACATAATCCGAACTGGATTTCATTCGGCATACTGCTTGGATTTTTCGGAGATCTTGTCGGAACGGGAGTAGCCATAGCTTTTGGGAACTTCCTTAAATATCTTTCTATGATGTAA